Proteins encoded by one window of Dioscorea cayenensis subsp. rotundata cultivar TDr96_F1 chromosome 6, TDr96_F1_v2_PseudoChromosome.rev07_lg8_w22 25.fasta, whole genome shotgun sequence:
- the LOC120263697 gene encoding patatin-like protein 2, translated as MATNVSPVSIFPPPQAKLVTVLSIDGGGIRGLIPGTILAFLESKLQKLDGEHARIADYFDLIAGTSTGGLVTAMLTAPDKDNRPLFAAKQINDFYLENSPKIFPQSQAGIFSSAINLFRVSTGPKYDGKYLHSKIQQLLGNLTLDKTLTNVVIPTFDIKLLQPIIFSTFEAKDKPLKNPLLSDVCIGTSAAPTFLPGHYFETKHDGVTRSFNLVDGGVAANNPTLTAINLIKKETFLRNQDDISVDPIDCNKFLVISLGTGSAKQEERFSAQESSKWGLLGWLYNKGMTPLIDIFTQGSADMVDIHASVLFEVLLSEKNYIRIQDDSLSGDTASVDISTKENLESLIKIGNELLKKPFSRVNIETGEFVPVEDEGEKGTNEEALIRFAKLLSNERRSRLGMLLAE; from the exons ATGGCAACCAATGTAAGTCCAGTTTCAATCTTCCCACCTCCTCAGGCCAAGCTTGTCACAGTTCTCAGCATAGATGGAGGTGGAATTAGGGGCCTTATTCCTGGAACAATCCTTGCCTTTCTGGAATCCAAGCTCCAA AAACTTGATGGAGAACATGCAAGGATTGcagattattttgatttgattgccGGAACGAGCACCGGTGGCCTCGTGACGGCAATGCTTACAGCTCCTGACAAAGACAACAGACCACTCTTTGCAGCAAAACAAATCAATGACTTTTACTTAGAAAACTCACCCAAGATATTTCCCCAAAGCCA GGCTGGCATATTCAGTTCAGCAATTAATTTGTTTCGTGTATCCACCGGGCCAAAGTACGATGGCAAGTATCTTCACTCCAAGATTCAACAACTGCTGGGCAACTTGACATTGgacaaaaccctaaccaacgTTGTTATTCCCACATTTGATATCAAGCTTCTTCAGCCCATAATATTCTCCACTTTTGAG GCCAAGGATAAACCTTTAAAGAATCCTCTTCTTTCTGATGTTTGCATCGGAACTTCAGCGGCTCCAACATTCCTACCTGGTCACTATTTTGAAACTAAACATGATGGGGTAACCAGAAGCTTCAATCTTGTTGATGGTGGTGTTGCGGCAAATAATCCA ACCTTGACTGCCATCAACCTTATAAAGAAGGAGACCTTTCTGAGAAATCAAGATGACATTTCTGTGGATCCTATAGACTGTAATAAATTCCTCGTAATTTCATTGGGAACTGGGTCAGCAAAGCAGGAAGAGAGGTTTAGTGCTCAAGAATCATCCAAATGGGGCCTGCTTGGATGGCTATATAACAAGGGAATGACGCCTTTGATCGATATCTTTACTCAAGGAAGTGCTGATATGGTTGACATTCACGCATCTGTTCTCTTTGAAGTCCTCTTAAGTGAAAAGAATTACATTCGCATTCAG GATGATAGCCTTTCTGGTGACACGGCATCAGTAGATATTTCGACCAAGGAGAACTTGGAAAGCTTAATCAAGATTGGCAATGAATTGCTAAAGAAGCCTTTTTCTAGGGTGAACATAGAGACTGGAGAGTTCGTGCCAGTTGAAGATGAGGGCGAAAAAGGGACGAATGAGGAGGCCCTCATTCGTTTTGCAAAGCTTCTTTCCAATGAAAGACGAAGCAGGCTTGGAATGTTGCTTGCAGAATGA